Proteins encoded within one genomic window of Brachybacterium avium:
- a CDS encoding ABC transporter ATP-binding protein, which translates to MSVAAAALNDVTVRRSGTAILDAVSLEVGEGERWAVLGPNGAGKSTLVRLLSARMHPTTGTVHILGEQLGKVDIFELRPLIGLASQELADTVPAEETAENVVVTAGYGVVGRWREEYDELDLDRARTLLAAFGVGDLAGRMFGTLSTGERKRVLAARALMTDPELLLLDEPAAGLDLGGRESLVRTLGRLAKDPATPVTVLVTHHVEEIPPGYTHVALLREGAVVAAGPIGETLTSQNLTRTFGLPLVVEQRGERFTARSLSLN; encoded by the coding sequence ATGTCCGTCGCAGCAGCAGCCCTGAATGATGTCACCGTCCGCCGCAGCGGGACCGCGATCCTCGACGCGGTCTCCCTCGAGGTGGGAGAGGGGGAGCGCTGGGCGGTCCTCGGCCCCAACGGCGCCGGGAAGTCGACCCTGGTGCGCCTGCTCTCGGCCCGTATGCATCCCACCACCGGCACGGTGCACATCCTCGGTGAGCAGCTCGGCAAGGTCGACATCTTCGAGCTGCGTCCGCTGATCGGCCTGGCCAGCCAAGAGCTCGCCGACACCGTCCCGGCCGAGGAGACCGCGGAGAACGTCGTGGTCACCGCCGGGTACGGCGTGGTGGGGCGCTGGCGCGAGGAGTACGACGAGCTGGACCTGGACCGTGCCCGCACCCTGCTGGCCGCCTTCGGGGTCGGTGATCTCGCAGGCCGCATGTTCGGCACCCTGTCCACCGGCGAGCGCAAGCGCGTGCTCGCCGCCCGCGCCCTGATGACCGACCCCGAGCTGCTGCTGCTGGACGAGCCCGCCGCCGGCCTGGACCTGGGCGGGCGCGAATCGCTGGTGCGCACCCTGGGCCGGCTCGCGAAGGACCCCGCTACCCCGGTCACCGTGCTGGTCACCCACCACGTCGAGGAGATCCCGCCCGGCTACACCCATGTCGCGCTGCTGCGCGAGGGCGCCGTGGTCGCCGCGGGCCCCATCGGCGAGACCCTCACCTCCCAGAACCTCACCCGCACCTTCGGGCTGCCGCTGGTGGTCGAGCAGCGCGGGGAGCGCTTCACCGCCCGCTCGCTCTCCCTGAACTGA
- a CDS encoding alpha/beta hydrolase, translating to MDIEEVDPALREATQKLPVPDPSRAWMRTVLRLATRMMRVPQVAKVTVRAQRSGALRMRVYQPRHRTGDAALLWIHGGGLLFGDARQDEALCAETSLDLGIPVVSANYRFAPEHPFPAALDDVHAVWGWMHEHAEELGIDAARIVIGGQSAGGGLAASLAQRLHDEGGVQPLAQWLFAPMIDDRTAADESLDGTDHWVWNNRANRVGWTAYLGTDPGADTIAPYAAAARREDLSGLPPTFIAVGDIELFRTEDEIYAMRLERAGVPVVLDLVPGAPHGFESWARGSGPARALMGRAHEWLRRTLLEASPTG from the coding sequence ATGGACATCGAGGAGGTCGACCCGGCGCTCCGGGAGGCGACGCAGAAGCTCCCCGTGCCTGATCCGTCGCGGGCATGGATGCGCACGGTGCTGCGCCTGGCCACCCGGATGATGCGGGTCCCGCAGGTCGCGAAGGTCACGGTCAGGGCCCAGAGGTCCGGAGCGCTCCGGATGCGGGTGTACCAGCCGCGGCACCGCACCGGGGACGCGGCACTGCTCTGGATCCATGGCGGGGGTCTGCTCTTCGGCGATGCCCGGCAGGACGAGGCGCTCTGCGCGGAGACCTCGCTGGACCTGGGGATCCCGGTGGTCTCGGCCAACTACCGCTTCGCTCCCGAGCACCCCTTCCCCGCCGCGCTGGACGACGTCCATGCGGTGTGGGGATGGATGCATGAGCACGCGGAGGAGCTCGGCATCGATGCGGCGCGGATAGTCATCGGCGGACAGAGCGCCGGCGGTGGCCTCGCCGCCTCGCTCGCGCAGCGCCTCCACGACGAAGGGGGCGTCCAGCCCCTCGCCCAATGGCTGTTCGCCCCGATGATCGACGATCGCACGGCCGCGGACGAGTCGCTGGACGGGACCGACCACTGGGTATGGAACAACCGCGCCAACCGGGTGGGATGGACCGCCTACCTGGGGACGGATCCCGGCGCGGACACCATCGCGCCCTACGCCGCGGCCGCGCGGCGGGAGGACCTCTCCGGCCTGCCACCGACCTTCATCGCCGTCGGCGACATCGAGCTCTTCCGCACCGAGGACGAGATCTACGCGATGAGGCTCGAACGGGCCGGTGTGCCCGTGGTCCTGGACCTCGTGCCCGGTGCCCCGCACGGCTTCGAGAGCTGGGCCCGGGGCTCCGGTCCCGCGCGGGCGCTCATGGGGCGGGCGCACGAGTGGCTGCGCCGCACGCTGCTGGAGGCATCCCCCACAGGGTGA